The Desmodus rotundus isolate HL8 chromosome 2, HLdesRot8A.1, whole genome shotgun sequence region taagagtactgggaaatggagaagccaaagaagttatatgtatgacccatgaacatgaactaaggaagTGAATGCTGTTGGGAGGGGGGTTGCAGGGTGAAAGGGCAATAAAGGGgttaaaaaaattggacaactataattgtataatcaataaaatatactttaaaataagatCTAACCTCAAAAAGATTCTGCACACACGTCTTGGAACACTGGATATCACTTAACTAAGATGTAAATAGAGGGGTTGAACTGGGTGATCTCTAAACACTCATCTAGGCTAacattctgcattttaaataaatttgactttctattttattttacattaaaatttatttattttagcgtgtgtgtgtgtgcaggagaataaaagaaacatctatttgttgttccacttacttatgcattcattggttgcttcttgtatatgccctgacacGGACTGAACCCTGAACCTTGGCAattcaggatgatgctctacccaactaagctacccagacAGTGcctttgattttctattttaactCACCCTGGCTACTTCCTGTTGGGGGTAGTGTTGGGGGGAAATGTTAAAATGCAGTTAACAGGATTCAATATCAGTTTTGATTTACCAATTTAATTGGTAGGTAGCGTTTCaaatctaaaaattataaatataatcacTACAATGTTTGTTGTTATATAGAACAATCTAAAAACCACAACATAATCTTTACAGCTAAGAATAAATCATTTGAGACctgtaacattttatttgttaaaaattaacagcTTCAGAATATATCTAAATGTAACTTTTCCAAAAAACACCAGAAAGTACAGTGTAAAGCTTCTCCTCGTTAAATATAAACTTTCATTTTGTGATGCACTGCATCAATGTTTTGCATACACCTTGATGCAAAGAAAATTTTTAGTTACatcttgtttttgaaaaaaacattttaagaactgATAAGGATGACTACAACCACAttccaagaaagaaaattttcctcCAACAAAGCATAgtcttatatttatatataacacattagcactggaaaattttaatttagttgtaacaaaagcaaaattttatattaaaaagaaatgaaattatagaTGCATGAAGAGCAAAAGTTTAATATACCAAAAACACTGTGTTGTTGCTTAATGCAGTTAATGTTAATATTTGGggcaattttaatgttttccaaaaaaatacattaataatagttctgtatatttaaaataagaaaatgaaaacatctttatACCATATTTTCACAAACTGTTCTAAAGACAGCAAACTCATGCTCAGTTGTTTTTCCTCTGCTTTAAAATAAACTACCAGTAATTCTAAACCAGTCTAAAATGTATTGGTCATGGATCGTATCTAAGCATTTGTACTTGCAAAAATGTTTTACAGTGAGTGAGCCCTTGGCCTAAAGAGAGAtgagtttattttcaaattgtatGACCAGCTTCCGATAATCCAACATCAATAGATTTACTGGCAAAATGCCAGATATTAAGGATCAGATTTAATTCTTTGGTAGAAGCATGAAACTGGTTTTGATAGCTTCCTGTGGCTAGCATAAACCAAGTAACCGTAGGAGACAATAATGAAGTCTAGTATACAATGCAAGGCTGACAGGAGCCATAACTtaatgccttcttttttttcttaacagagAAATCAACACTAATTATACTCCAGGGAAGCTAGCACCTACTTAGAGGATTTAACATTATAGCAAATCAAAAGGTTAAGCTTCAACATGACCAAACTTGTAAATGAATATTTTGCTGCATTTTGGCATTATACTGTAACTTACAGTATACAACCATCTGAGGACTCTTAGCACTAGCTTGGCACAACTGACGACTAactcttcccatccctccagaATATGGCAGGAAATAATCTTTTTCTCACCACAAATGCCTCAACTTTATACAAGTAGTCAGAGTGAAAGGTATAAAAAAGGTTACAACATAACTCTATtatcatttcacatttttttcttcgtGACATATTcaagtatatttttgtttttggagcTGTATACTGTTTAATTTAACAAGCTTCAATGTCTATAAAGTTCAACttttcaaataagaaaagtataggaCTTTATGGCTATTAATTTTACTATCAAAATATCTAAGGGACTCAAACCATTTtaataattacaatttttctAAATACACTTGAAGAATTCTTTGCGAACACTAGACTCAAGACCACACTAAATCCAAACCTATGACCAGGGTTTTAAAGTTTATCACCTCAGTAACCTGTCTTCAACCTGCTACTTCCCCTCATGCTTTCTTCATTTACTTATGCAAATTGTCAGATTTTTACATTGGGCTTTCTCCTTCAAGGCTCTATTAGTTAATTCTGTAAACATGCATTTATGGCCTTTAAACAGCAACATTTTTAAACTGAGACTAATGCCTAGAGtcacatatctttttaaaatttcaactttAAAGATTTAAAACTCTGGAGCATTAACCTAACACTATCTGAAAAATGAACTAAGTTTCAGATATTTCCATAAATCTTAAAACCCAAAAGTgcaattctaattttttaaatatcactagTGAAGAAAAGTCAACTGCACTTATTACATCAACACTATTAAAGGATAAGTGATGGTAACCAAGGGGCCTACTCATATTTCTGAAGACCAAGATTTACCATGGCAAAgtataaaaaatgggcaaaggagatgAGATCCTAAGTACCGCTATCACAAAAATAATcaatttctgtctttctgtcttctttctgctGTATGAGGAACCAAAGAAGTCAAACAGCAAATTGTTCTGTCTGGGTCAACCAAGAAATCTTTAAGAACAGAAAGGCATATTCCCTGTTATTCTTTCAGGGCATTATTTATACatgttaaaaaaattcaaaaataaaaataagagtatttAGCCttgtgaatattttgaaataaagtttcTTGAATTTCTGTGATGAACTCTTCAAGCAATTCAACTTTTTTAACAGAGTCATCACTCAAAAGTCCCTTTAAACATGGGTTCTATCCCACAGTTACAAAGCGGCTTCCACCTTTGCTGAATGTGAGAGTGGCTCTTTGTTCCTTCAGGATCCCAAATCGCTCATTCAAAGTCATTCCTGTCtagagaaagtaaaacaaaacaaaaattaacaactTGACTGTAAGCCTTATTTACTTTGGAACAATGTGATCATAATGGTAATTCATAGTAACAATAACTAGCATTTCCTGAAATTTATGTGTATGAACTCTAATTCTAACAAAAAACCATTCAAAACAGGCAAATTTAGTGACTTTTAGAGAAGTTAGTTTACTTGCCTACTTGCACAGCTCCAGAGTTTAAACTAGGAAGTGTGACTCAGAATCTCCCCTCAGTACTATACCGCCTACATTATTCACTACATAAAACACATACTATAATGACTACAAGTCATACACCCAAAGATTTCTCTCCCTGAATTATTTTTAGTCTCTGCAAATATTGCTACCAACTCTAGTGATATCTCTGATAAAAGTATAGTTGGTTAGTCttgtgaatattttcaaataaattttcctgaatttctgagTTCTTGAATTTCTGTGAAttcaaaatcaaatcaaatcaatatCTGGTTTTTGATGAACAGAAAGCACAACCAAATTATATTCATCATTTCTGAAAGGAAAGTAGCAAggacaaaataaagtaaaaataagcaaaattaatttGGTCAAATTTCTGTCTTACTTCATATCTTAAATTCTGCAGATTTTTATGTCAATATATACAAacaaagcatttgacaaaatccaacacccacgcatgataaaaattctcagcaaattaTGAATAGAAAGGAATTCCCtaaatctgacaaaggaaatctACACAAACCTAgtgctaacatcatactcaatgatgaaACATTTAATGCTTTCTTCTCAAGCCTGGGGACAAGGCAGGAGGAATACatgctctcaccacttctattcagcatTGTACTGAAGGTCCTAGCCattataataaagaagaaaaagaaaaggtctaAAGGCTGGAAATGAATTTGGAGGATGACATGATTGtttacacagaaaaccctaaggaatctacaaaattataaatattaagtgAATTTTAGCAAAATCACAAGATCCTAGGTTATTACGAAAAttatcaaaaccacagtgagctataCCACTTCATACACATTTGGGTGGCTATAATCAAATGATATGCAGtatcaagtgttggtgaggatgtggagaaattcaGAACCCTCATACATGCTGGTAGCAAGGTAAAATAGTGTAGCCActtctttggaaaacagcctggcagttcctcaaaaggttaaacattgAGTTAGAGGTGACCTAACAATTCCATTCTTAGGTATTTaccaaggagaaatgaaaacataagttCATATAAAAACCTGTAAAGGTTCTGAGgtgtattattcataatagccaaagaaTGGAAAcacaaatgtctatcaactgataaataaactatggtatatccatatgatggaacattattcagtaataaaaagaaatgaaatattgataCACGATGAGGGAACCTTGAAAATActattctaagaaaaagaagccagtcacaaaagagcacatattatatgattccattaatatgaaatgtccaaaataggcaaatctgtagagacagaaaatgaataGATCAGTGGATTCCTAGGGTTGAGGAGACTTAGGACACCTTATtcaatcattttgttttgttaactaAAATATTCTTAGTGAATGACCCAAAGAAATACAAGGGGAAAAATTTACCTGTTTTCCAACACTATTTATGTCAAATTGTAGGGGAACACCTTTAGGAACTTTCTTTACATCCGATTGCTCCCGCTTTGTCAAGAATGAGGGTACAGCAGTACGAGTTAATCGTGGTTTCTGAGttctattagaaaaaaattaaaatgaaattagaccagcttaataatcaaaagaagaaaaataaataatttagtaCATAAGGACATCTGACTTATACACATGTTCAAATGTGTTAGGGCAACTCTTATTTGTGTTCTCAAAAAAAAGCACATGGTTCTTAACTGACTAATTTAGAGACTAAAATGTAATACCTCTTTAAGTAGAACTATAAACTTTTCAACAACTTGGAATGATTGCTGATTTCCAAGTCTTGATCTTCTACTAAAATAAAACAACCTCTGAAGTCTCATTAAAGACCTATCTTacattcttttcatttcaatcATTACAATGGCTAGAGGAAAAACACCATAAACGTAGAAAGTTTATAATGCAATAAATATAATGGAATGGTTAACAAAATTAAGGTTATCTAGATAAAAGAACACCCTATAAAGACTTCTAAaggaagataattaaaaaataatgttcaaaatatactggaagaggagaagggaacaAGCAGGTATAGTTTTCCCTTattattatacataaaaatagattatatattatttgttataGCTATaccaactttaaaataaaaatataaaattgttgctGTGGccggttggctcagttggttgagtgttgtcccatacaccaaaagattgtgggttcaatccccagtcagagcatgtaCCTAGGccgcaggtttgatccctggttgggacgtGTAGGAGaggcaaacaatcgatgtttctttctcacatcgatgtttctctctctctcttgaaaattaataaacatatcctcaggagaggattaaaaaaggTGAAATTATTAAAAGTGGTTATTTTGAGGCTATAGAACTAGGAATCAAGGGAGCTTTTGCTTTTAACTTTATGCTACACTATTTTCTATATTGTACCTCAAGTATCACCTTTATCCTTGTCTCAGTTTATTCTAATTTGGACATCATACTCTGAGCAGAAGTCCAATACTTTTCTATTATCTTATATACTGAGAAGTTataatttctgtaaaataaagaaaagacttACACTGGACACTGCACTGCTCCAGGGTTATCAATGGATACAGTCAAAATTCCTCCATTCGTGGTGGAAGTCCGCCACCTAGTTTCAAAAAACCAGAAACTGCATTAGAATAAAGTTTATAAATCCTATAGcgtattaaacataaaaaaacatacatttcaaAGTAGATACTACTTTTTCTTAGGTTTTCAGAAATACAACAACTTGGGTGTAAGAAATCAATGCTTtaataatgtattaaatattttccagtataacaaacatatacacatttaaaatatcgaataataaaaatgattttaatgaaaAGCAACAGTCCTTCACCCCACTATTTTCCCCTTCTTGCTCCTTAGAGGCAGTACTTTTAACCTTTCCTGTTTTTACTGCTTGCTGGTTACTCCAGTTCACTAAACAAGATGCTTCTATAATATCTTACTATGATTATGATTTAGCTCAGCACACTATTCTTTAGTTTCCCTTCCTAACTCTAAATGCTTTGATGGCGGTATCACTATTTTACTCCCATTATAACttcaaatatacttaaatatcTTTCAGTAGTATCTCTTGacaccatcccctccccatttAGTATAAAAGAATAGTAGTAGTACCtctattccttccttccaccttttctcccactttttatcagttctacttttatatttatgtcagttagaatttgacatttatattatattgttACCAAATTAAGAATTTTGTGCTTTGTTCCATAGGTTGATTCTCAAAGTTCAAAACGAACAGCATTTATATTACAATTATATAAACATTGTTCATGTAGAAGCAAATAGGCTATGATTATCATTTCTTCCTTATCATTTCCAATGTCATGAACCTGTGCAAAAGAATACTGCTAGTATCAAGTTCAAATGGTTCCCTTTCTTATACTCTGATTGCTCAAAATCATGCCCCAATTTAGTTAGCATCATATCTGGACCATGACCctgttttgtatgttttgttttccaaaacgtagccataattttaaataatttaatctgAAAACCTGACCATATTGATGGAATTAGAATGTTACAACTCATACTTCGGAAATGCAATTCTAACagacaaaaaaagacattaaaaaaaaacaaccttaatAGGGGTAAGGGGGTAAAATAtgtgaaaagggaaaatattctAATGTTTTTAAGGGATCACAAATTTTCTAAAAGCTCTTCtggattttcttctatttatttgctgAATAGATTCATTTGTATAGAAgcaattacagaaaataaaggacTATTTCATTAAAGTAGAATAATcaggcaataaaaaaattaaacatagagcAAGGTATTCGGTGCTAAAACTCTTACATACCAACATGAAAATACAAGTTTTGGgcgggggagaaaaaaatggattcaTTTATTTCAGGCTCAATGGTTAATTTACTTTGGgtctcatttaatttcttttagactAGGGCACAAAGTAGTTTGGGTCGCTAATATTCTGGGAGTTTTGAAATGACATcttgaaaaacaaattgaaaCTTACTGACGAGTTCTCTTTGCTACTACATCGTCTAGCAGTTGTTCTGTGTTCACCTGGGCCTGaacctgaagggaaaaaaaaaagcagtagaTCCCACAAAAAGCAGAGGATTTGAATTCCAAAGAGCTATCCTCCAAACTTTATAACCCAGTGTGATACGTGTATGAATATAGGAGGGGCATGTGCCTATTCTGGCAACACCTCTTTGTTGGGGTTCTGCATCATAAGTAGTAAAAACAGGTTTATTCCTAAATAACATGTTAAGGTTTTATAAGATGTTGCTATGGAAGACAAAAAGAgagttttgggggtgggggtggggaggaactaATGTAATGTCATGTTCTCCATAACCAAACCCAACCCCAACCTCAACCATGGGCCATTCCTATGACTGAGGAACTAAAAATGGATGCTCAGGATCCTTTGTTTgggtaaaaagaaaacatcaccaaGGGTTTTTTTGTACCTTTAGGCCTCTTCTGAAAAGAAAGGTTGCCTGACGAGTGTCTTTCTGGTGACTTAATTTATTTCCACTCCTGGTATAATTGGTTGGAATGTTatttctggaaaaacaaaaacaaaaacaaaaacaaaaccacacataTGAATGAACAGTCTGAGCCATTTAACAATTTTCAAACATCCTGAgaaaacaatacacaaaaatagtTAATTAAATTCATAGGTTGATAATGTGAGGTCCACTAAATATAAAGACTctgaattatttccttatttacaTGAAGCTATAGAGATTTGATTTAGAAATATCTCCCTCTGTAACATATTACATAACAATTTGGTTAATTTTGAGCTAATTTATCTTGCAAATAGAGTTATCTTATCAACTCTCTAATATTCAAACATAAAAGATCTCTTCTGAAGACCTTATAAAGCAACATTTTTAATGCTATTTCTTAAATTTGGTGGAAGATGCAAGTAAAGATTTATTTGCAGGATTAGTACACAGAAAATCATacctaggcacatcataatgagACTGGCTGGGaaccaaaaatataaagaaaatcttgaaaaatagtgtcttttccagttttccttttcaTCTGGGAACTTTTATATAGTAACATAAATCACAGAAAAACTTACATCTATCACAACTCGCTCCTTCACACTGAGAACAATGTACTACTCTCAATTATGTTTGACCTGACCATTAGCAATTCCTTTCTAATTTCTACAGAAAGTTGGtaatatagaaaacaaacatttatctacttatttatttttataaataaatgcttaaTTAAATATTGCCTAACATTACCTCTAACCTTACTTACAGAGGCTCAAATACAAAATTTCCCTGGATAGCCCAATAAACATAGACTTGTTAATGGGTCATATAATTGACAAGTTATTGTTTGAAAAGTCCCCCTTTTCCAAAAGGTACTATCAAATGtctttcagccttggctggtgtagctcagtgtgttgggcatcatcctgcaaactgaaaggctgtgggttcaattcccagtcagggcacatgcctgggttgcaggccaggtccccagttgggagcatgcaagaggcaaccgatagatgtttctctcatacattgatgtttctctccctctcttcccttatctctaaaaaataaataaaatcttaaaaaaaattttcaaaagagaaagataGTATTTAAGTAAAATGGCAATTCCAGCCATTCTATTTATACAAAGACTTTatttcagggttgtttttttttcttgttttgaattaTCACCTATAAAAGAGGAATATATAGTATTTGAAACTGAAATAGAGGGAAACTTCACAGCTTGTCAACTTCTTTTGTGCCCACTTTATCCTTACAAAGAACAGAATGCCATAACAATAAGACATAATTTTTGGGGTTTTCTTACAGGCtttcaaattaatataaaaataatctcagCTTAAGAAGCATTCATACAGAATTCTTTCTAGTTTGCTTTTTCCACAAACAGCATACATTGTTCTATTAAGAGGCCTTGAGACTGAAAAACAAATTCAGCTTTCAGAATTCCCAATTTTGAACAATTCCAGCTGAGGTATTTTTATGAAAACAGTCACCTTTTGCAAGTGTATTCAATATCTCAAGAGAGATAAAAGCAgcagagtgattttttaaaaaaagtttgtaaTTAGTTAAATTCATCAATAACAGTGGGtctaagaaatatgaaaaattatcTGTAAATACTTACATGTTAGATGATCAGATAGACATCCCTAATATATGTCTTGAGAATGACCAGATAACTATAAGAATCACTAAAAATCCATTCCTTTGAACACTTAGGCAAGAAGTATATCTTTAATTATGCAGGGTAACATACTATTGTCTTATATTTGAGTACTTACTTTCTATTTAACTGGTTAGGTCTCTTGAGAACTGTAACTGGTTTTCTCTGCACTTCGTTTTGTCTCAGAAGGTTTGCCTTCCTTTTTAACGCTGGAAAATATCGTTCTATATTCTTTCAGAAGGCAAGAAACTATGttaatcagattgttttttgCTATATACTTTATTACAATAAGCATTTCTGAGGCAGAATGGACAGGCTAAAATGACTTGAATATTTCCAGTCTAAGTGACTGAAAAGACAATCACATTATATTCAAAATACTTGCAATTAAAGGAGAATTTGgacaaaaaaatgatttttttctattttggctCTGTTCAGTTTGAAATGCTCTGGGACATGCATAGATGATGGAGATATATAGGCCTGGAGCTCAAGAGAATAAAAGCCAGACATGTAAATTAGGGAATCATTTATATAAACATGGTTTTTTTACATCAAGTAAAGGGTAAGAGGGGCAAGTTCCAAAACAAAtgtgtgaaagagaaaaaaagaggttttaaTAGCACAGAAAACTGAGTAGAAATggttacagaggaaaaaaataaaaaatattcaatgccacagaaaataaacacatgaaatgtTCACTTCTTATCTCTCCACATATATAAATTCAATCCGTCATTAAAGCCTAATTCAGGTTTCTCTGTTTTCCATGAGGTTGTTTCAAAAGTCATTAACAATATGAGCTATATCTTAATCTgaatttccttatattttaagcATATGTAACCTACTTCATAAATATCAGATAGACTAAAACCTGCAAAAATTATGAAAGTCTTCATTTTCGTGgcaaggaaataaatataaaaacagggATAAAGAATTATCAAGAATATAAGAGAAATGCTATGAAATCAGACTAATGGCTCATTTCAAGCTTTGTATTTTGTCTGTAATACCACCACCAAGAACCTTTTTATAGATAAATGTGAAAGCTCCTTCCATGATGCTGTTGTCACGTTATTTTCCTTCAAAGCACCTGCCGTATTATAATCACAGTTATTTGTgtgataatttatttaatgtttatatgtGTTCTCCATGAGGATAGGGATTTTCCTATTGAATTATTGCAGAATCCCTTGCATCTAGCATGTAGTGGGTACTCAGTCAACTTTAGTTAAATGATAAATACATGGAAAAGAACTGTAACAATCCATTAATATATAACAAATTTGTGTTCCATGGATTCAATGTTTGTATATGCGTATTAACGTATACCTAGGGATAAGTTTGTGTGCaaatgcatgcatacatacagagttttttttgaaaggcaacaagcatttatttgcaaTCCCCCAAAAATAGCTATTTGGGAAGCAATGATTCAGGCCAAATCCAAATAGTGTTCTTTCACAATAATTTTGATATAGAAATATTATTCCTTGAGGAAAAGAAATTAAggtatttagtttatttttaatgttaattgtATTAAGGTACTActtaacatacaataaaattttaggtgtacagtttAATGAATTTGGATAATTACATAGAATCATGTAACCACAtcataaccaagatatggaagtatcCTTACTCTAAAATGTTTCCTTGTGTCCCTCTGCTGTCAATTGCCTTCCCTCGACAGACTCCTATCCTAGGCAATGACTGATCTGTAACTATAGTTTCTCCTTTTCTACAATTTCAAATAGAGCAGGTCCTGGAATAAAGTCgttttgttcaatgtcattttgttataatgttgatgagatgccatcaGAACCTAACTCTTGTTCATACGAATTAGCCTATGCCTTAAAACTTAAGCCTTGTGCTTAAAGCTGAGAATCTATCCTCGAcataagtgaggacttactgtaaatagaatcatacaataccTAGTCTCCGTGTTTGACTTCTTTTGCTTAACAGGATGTTGACATATATCCTTGCTGTTTTGTGTATTaacatttattccttttttattgctgaagagAATTTGATAGTATGGAGATAAGGTGCTTATTTTTAACTGTCTAAACAGACAAATGATTAAAACTACCTGTTAGTATAAaataacatacacacatatacacatatgtacacacacatatacatacacacagcaacaacaattatttttttaacttcacagAAGTACTAAATGGTTTAGTATTATCAGAAGCAAGTTAAAAGTTCTACAAAACATAACATACCTACGGTTTCGGGAAATTCtaaatctaaaggaaaaaagCTTTAGAATTGACACTAACAAAATCCCTGAATAACTTAAACACAACTTTACTTCCTGGTAGATATTTTAAGTTGACTTTCtctaaccaaaaagaaaattcattcttAGAGACAACCATTCCCTTCTTAGCACAGCTATTTGCTCTATTTATATTAGTAGTATTTAATAGTAATACAAATGAGTACATAATCTTTTCCACTTGGTTATTCACTTCATAGGTAAGGAAAACATACATTTCTATTGAAATAAAATCTATATAGTTTATAAACtataaggaagagataaaataacaaattagaacttttttaaagtgtaaaattttgAAGTACATATAGCAATTGAAAGCCAACTAAGTTATTTAGGTGACTTATGTAAAGAATGAAAAGGGATGGTATGAGTTATTCATATGTAAACAGACATTTTCTAAATTGCTGAAAAATAATCTGCTTCACAATTGCTAAACTGTACCCTAATAGGTAAAGAATGAAAAGGGATGGTATGAGTTATTCATATGTAAACAGACATTTTCTAAATTGCTGAAAAATAATCTGCTTCACAATTGCTAAACTGTACCCTAATCAGACTACTAATCTATATTCAGGTTGAGgaaagggtttttaaaagaaacagcaaaTTTCAAACCGTATCTTTGCCAAAAATATCATTCAAACTTTGAATATATGGATTTTATAATCCAGAACATTGTTAGCATTCTATAATTTAACACTTTCAATTTTCACACAACTCAAAAGACTACCACATATGGTAATTTAGAAGTTTTACTAGAGCAAGTAATTAACTAGCAGTTAAACCCGAACTCCCTTCCAGTATCCATATatcatgaatgatttttttaaatttcaggatCTGTGATAAAGTTTTAGAGGAAAGAACATCTGTTGTTGGTGGCAGAATTGAAAAGTTAAGTAAGAGATCTAAGACAGTTGTTCTTAACCAGAATACACACACTTAAGATAATTTAAGGA contains the following coding sequences:
- the FYTTD1 gene encoding UAP56-interacting factor; translated protein: MNRFGTRLVGASATPTPPPKSRSNENLDKIDMSLDDIIKLNRKEGKKQNFPRLNRRLQQNGARQFRMRVRWGIQQNSGFGKNSLSRRGRIMPGKRRPYGVITGLAARKTTGIRKGMSPMNRSPLSDKNIERYFPALKRKANLLRQNEVQRKPVTVLKRPNQLNRKNNIPTNYTRSGNKLSHQKDTRQATFLFRRGLKVQAQVNTEQLLDDVVAKRTRQWRTSTTNGGILTVSIDNPGAVQCPVTQKPRLTRTAVPSFLTKREQSDVKKVPKGVPLQFDINSVGKQTGMTLNERFGILKEQRATLTFSKGGSRFVTVG